The following nucleotide sequence is from Gracilimonas sp..
TCCCAACTCTCTTGCCTTTTCAATAATATTTATGTGACCATGATGAATGAGATCTGTTCCCATCCCTACGTAAACTTGTTTCATCTAAAAGTGGATTGATTTTATTAAAGAGAGTCAAAATAAGGCAAGAATGAGTCAAATCGCAGTCTCTTTTAGAATTATATTGATTTTATTTTGCCCCTGATTCCAGTCCCGGCTTTTAAAAGATTCGGGAATTATTCTAATTCTGTTATTTTCTATGGACTCGTTTTTAACTGAATTCAAAACAAGGAGACATGCAGTCAGCGTCAGGACAACCATCCATTGAAGTGTTTGATATTACCATCATGGAGCCGATGGTAACCTTTACCGATCTTTGGATCACTTCAGTTTGTGTGTATGCTTTTATCAAGCTGACGAAGCTGAATAAACAAGGGAAGGTTCATCAATATATTCGATGGTACTTTTTGATTATGGCCATTGCTACTTTCCTTGGTGGAATTTTGGGACATGCTTTTCAATATGCGGTGGGTTTATCGTGGAAGCTTCCGGGCTGGCTGATTAGTATGCTGGCTGTGATGGCTATTGAACGGGCTTCCATTATGCACGCACAACCGGTAATCAATGATAAATTTGGCAAATTCCTGGAAGTGGCAAATGTGGTTGAGTTGCTAACCTTCGCTGTGATTACCTTCACAACGCTGAACTTCTTTTTCATCCAGGTGCATTCAGCATATGGGTTGGGGCTGGTGGTACTTCCGCTACATTTCCTGGTGTACTGGCGCACCCGCAATGCCGGCAGCCGTATTTTCTTTCTGACGGTGATTTTTGCCACACTCGCCGCTTTCTTCTATACCAGTGAAATTGGCATTCATAAATGGTTCAACCATTTAGATGTAGCTCATACCGTGATGGCTATAAGCATGTATTTCTTTTACCGCGGAGCACTGAGACTGGAGATCTTGAAACCAGAAGATATTATGGAAGATAAAGGGACTTTTTGGGGAACGGTGAAGGATGGTTTCAGGGGTGTGTCAGCTTAAGTAAAAATTTATATCTGAAATCCTAAATAGTGGTTTATAAGCGATAATTCTGTTTAATTGAGAAATCATTCAACTTTATGCCCAGATTATGAAAAAAATACTGACTCTTTTCTCAATACTATTCTTCTCTGCGGTGCTTCTCATGGGATGGTCGTCTTTTGGCGATGAATCAGTTCACTATAGTGACAATCTTAATACTCAAACTATTGCGTTTTCGAATGTGACTGTATTGCCGATGACGGAAGAGGGTAAGATTCTTGAAAACCAAACTGTACTTGTAAATGGTGGACGAATCACCAGAATAAGTCCGGCGGAAGAAGGTGATACAAAGGAAGGCACATATAATACGGTTATCGACGGTACCGGAAAGTACCTGATGCCCGGCCTGGCTGAAATGCATGGACACGTTCCTCCAACCAATCCCGGCCCCAATGCACCATCCTACTTTAATGATGAGTACGTAGAGCACACACTTTTTCTGTATGTGTCTGCTGGAATAACAACCGTTCGGGGGATGTTGGGCTATCCAAACCAGCTGGAATTGAAAGACAAAGTAGCTCATCGAGAATTGATCGGGCCGAATTTATATCTGGCGGGCCCGAGCTTTAATGGAAATACAGTCTCATCTCCGGCACAAGCCCGGGAACGTGTAAGACAGCAGAAAGAAGAAGGCTGGGACTTACTGAAAGTTCATCCCGGTTTGACTCGCCCCGAATACGATGCCATGGCGGAAACAGCGAATGAAATTGGCATTCATTTTGGTGGCCATGTACCTCAGGAT
It contains:
- a CDS encoding amidohydrolase family protein translates to MKKILTLFSILFFSAVLLMGWSSFGDESVHYSDNLNTQTIAFSNVTVLPMTEEGKILENQTVLVNGGRITRISPAEEGDTKEGTYNTVIDGTGKYLMPGLAEMHGHVPPTNPGPNAPSYFNDEYVEHTLFLYVSAGITTVRGMLGYPNQLELKDKVAHRELIGPNLYLAGPSFNGNTVSSPAQARERVRQQKEEGWDLLKVHPGLTRPEYDAMAETANEIGIHFGGHVPQDVGIIHAIEMGQLTMDHIDGYVAYLNQFEGSEKKTKMAEIIQMTKDAGVWIVPTQALWETIIGAADYEAMKQYDELKYIPDAVKQNYFNFAENPQTGYAMGDPQAQAELRRKLLEEMNKAGVKILMGTDAPQLFSVPGFSIHRELPLMKEANMTNYEIIRSGTKNVGEYFADWDDFGTIAEGQRADLILVNQNPLEDLSAIRNHSGVMVQGTWYSREMIDKKLAEIETYYAQ